CTGAAGACTTCTTCGGAGCCATCGCGGAAACGACGAGTTGTGCGATCGCCTCTCGCTTCCAGCACCCAAAGCGGGTCGCAACCCAGAAAACTGTAGCGACCGAGATGTTCACCGCCTTCTACCGATTCCAGCAAAAAGCTATAGGGGCGATCGCGGCAAATGCGGTACCAAGCCGAAACCGGCGTATCCAAATCCGCGACCCACTCTTGATAGACCGGAATGAAGTTGCCCTGCTCAGCCAAGCTGGCAAACGTTGCAAAATCCGGGTAGATCATCGCGGGCAATCCCAAAAAGCGGAAAGGCGGATCTCTCGATCCTATTCGACACAGCCGTAAACGAAAAAGGGAAGTCCTCGGACTTCCCTAACACTTGCGTGAGTTCAGACTAGAAACTTAGGCCGTGTAGGGCTGTTTGCCAGTGAATTTAATGGTGGCGGGGTTGGGGTTTTGGCCAATGCGGCGATCGACTTTACCCGCGAAGGAACGACCTTCGTTCACTTTCTCAGGGAAGACACCATCTTTCGGATGGAGGTATTCCACATCGCCACCGGGGAAGACGCGGTAAATCTTGTAATTTTCGATCTTGGGTTTGAACTTGGTGCGAAGCTGCGTACCCAATGCGAGTGCCTGCTCTTTGCGCGCAAAGTAGAGCAAGTTATCGCCTTCGTGCATTAC
The sequence above is a segment of the Synechococcus elongatus PCC 11801 genome. Coding sequences within it:
- a CDS encoding photosystem I reaction center subunit II PsaD, producing the protein MAETLTGKTPVFGGSTGGLLKSAETEEKYAITWTSTKEQVFELPTGGAAVMHEGDNLLYFARKEQALALGTQLRTKFKPKIENYKIYRVFPGGDVEYLHPKDGVFPEKVNEGRSFAGKVDRRIGQNPNPATIKFTGKQPYTA